One segment of Antennarius striatus isolate MH-2024 chromosome 5, ASM4005453v1, whole genome shotgun sequence DNA contains the following:
- the rereb gene encoding arginine-glutamic acid dipeptide repeats protein isoform X1, which yields MDDLFSPRRSLNSTQGEIRVGPSHQAKLPELQPRPASGLQSQIDNEELMWTPGVNDCDLLMYLRAARSMAAFAGMCDGGSTEDGCLAASRDDTTLNALNMLHASHYDAAKALQRLVKKPLPKLIEKCWSEDDVKRFIKGLRQYGKNFFRIRKDFLPCKKTGELITFYYHWKKTPEAAGTRAYRQQRRQPSSRKAKTRSAAAPVNTPSRNYSVDVSSASEDELDSEDSEQEIKSCSHCGTTSSKDWHQGGRSNPLLCTSCRTYENKHGCLPPSPKSAGTPFMFKPVKEEEEVNSKHGMRTRRSRAPLSSLRSGHRRLTGSPSEDQLSRCQPSPGRSTSNSLRSSAANNKNDSSRKTNKKIKEEITSPKTTKRVRESPAQEPEKPEKVTPKRPKTQDPQGSRSEGEAEVEEESSSESRSAQDDGSSDTKDIDQDNRSSSPSIASPQQCNESDSDSSAQPNGIPSDPVPPAPVQAETPVPPALPPSQGPQITPQLTQSTHSADPAQSPPPSSPTTAQPAAGLPAAAAGPNTQPQHCLPAPPPLPSSLCQDSPLSPAFQVPPILSSVQPHGPSPQASQRPPPFFRESQLLQPPLSGPQIKPPPTTPIPPSHKQMAHQSPTPFPQMPSNLPPPPALKPLNALPNQHPPGASPPPLQLMPQPLQKPSLSSQLPVISQVQTHPGKSISSSHPPPAASPPLTSLTTSYTGSVPTLQPSFMPLPLRPSPGTTAGGSQIQIKEEPLDEIEEPESPPSPIRSPSPEPTVINMAGHASQSARFIKHLDRGYNSCARTDMFFTPLSSSKLAKRREEAVEKSRREAELCARQERDREKDREREREREADRNSCVYLQRASSSNHDSRMNEVQMTLQGHGRPSYEQPSTTVAAVPPYIGPDTPALRTLSEYARPHVMSPTNRNHPFYVSLGHGDPLLAYHMPGLYSAEPSLRERELRNLRERELRERMKPGFEVKPPDLETLHPAANPMEHFARHGTIALPHIPGPPHHFAPFHPGLNHLERERMALAAPQLRPELSYAERLTAERLHAERMASVATDPAARLQMLNVTPHHHQHSHIHSHLHLHQQDPLSQGSSPHPLVDPLSTGPRLARFPFPGGPMPNPLLSDLPHDHEMLRHPLFGAAYPRELQGQIPQMSAAHQLQAMHAQSAELQRMAMEQQWLHGHHLHGGPLPSQEDYYSRLKKEGDKPS from the exons ATGGACGACCTGTTCAGTCCGCGGAG gaGCCTAAACAGTACACAGGGCGAGATTAGAGTGGGACCAAGTCATCAG GCCAAACTTCCTGAGTTGCAGCCACGACCTGCTTCTGGATTGCAGAGTCAGATAGACAATGAGGAGCTGATGTGGACACCTGGGGTCAATGACTGTGATCTTCTCATGTACCTCAGAGCTGCCAG GAGCATGGCAGCATTTGCAGGAATGTGTGATGGTGGATCCACAGAGGATGGATGTTTAGCGGCTTCCCGTGATGATACAACACTCAATGCACTCAACATG TTACATGCAAGTCATTACGATGCAGCAAAGGCTCTCCAGCGTCTGGTGAAGAAGCCTCTGCCAAAGCTCATTGAGAAATGCTGGTCAGAGGATGATGTG AAACGCTTCATCAAAGGCCTGAGACAGTATGGAAAGAATTTCTTCCGCATCCGGAAAGACTTTCTGCCCTGCAAGAAGACT GGGGAACTGATCACCTTCTATTACCACTGGAAGAAAACTCCTGAAGCTGCTGGAACAAGAGCTTATCGACAGCAACGGCGACAGCCATCCTCTCGCAAAGCTAAGACTcgttctgctgcagctcctgttaACACTCCATCACGGAATTATTCAG TGGATGTGAGTTCTGCCAGTGAGGATGAACTTGATAGTGAGGACAGTGAACAGGAAATCAAGAGCTGCAGTCACTGTGGTACAACAA GTTCCAAGGACTGGCACCAGGGTGGAAGATCCAACCCATTGCTGTGCACAAGTTGTCgcacatatgaaaacaaacatggatgTCTGCCACCATCACCAAAATCTGCAGGCACCCCATTCATGTTTAAACCTgttaaagaggaagaggaagtgaacaGCAAACATGGCATGAGGACACGACGAAGTCGAGCACCT TTATCATCTTTAAGAAGTGGCCACAGGAGGCTCACAGGCTCTCCTAGTGAGGATCAGCTGTCCAGATGTCAGCCTTCCCCAGGTAGATCCACTTCTAACTCTCTGAGATCATCTGCCGCCAATAATAAGAATGACTCCAGCAGGAAGACAAACAAG AAGATTAAAGAGGAGATAACATCACCAAAGACAACCAAACGTGTACGAGAAAGTCCTGCTCAGGAGCCTGAAAAGCCTGAAAAGGTTACACCTAAAAGGCCAAAAACACAG GATCCGCAGGGCTCCCGATCCGAGGGCGAGGCTGAAGTAGAGGAGGAGAGCTCTTCAGAAAGCCGCAGTGCTCAGGATGATGGCAGCAGTGACACCAAAGACATTGATCAGGATAACCGTAGCTCCTCTCCCAGCATTGCCAGCCCTCAACAGTGCAATGAAAGTGACTCTGACTCATCTGCCCAGCCGAACGGCATCCCGTCAGATCCTGTTCCTCCTGCACCCGTGCAGGCTGAAACTCCAGTCCCACCGGCCCTCCCCCCCTCTCAGGGACCTCAAATCACTCCACAGCTAACGCAAAGCACCCACTCTGCTGATCCTGCTCAGAGCCCCCCTCCGTCTTCTCCAACCACTGCTCAGCCAGCTGCTGGCCTACCAGCTGCTGCCGCAGGCCCTAACACCCAACCACAACATTGCCTTCCCGCTCCACCACCTCTTCCATCATCACTGTGTCAGgactctcctctctctccagcaTTTCAGGTCCCACCTATTCTCAGCTCTGTGCAGCCTCATGGCCCATCTCCTCAGGCCTCCCAGCGACCCCCACCCTTCTTTAGGGAAtctcagcttctccagcctccTCTCTCTGGACCACAAATCAAGCCTCCCCCTACCACTCCAATCCCACCTTCACACAAACAGATGGCACACCAATCTCCTACACCTTTCCCTCAGATGCCCTCCaatcttccccctcctcctgctctgaaGCCCCTAAATGCCCTCCCCAACCAGCATCCTCCAGGTGCTTCACCTCCCCCTCTACAGCTCATGCCTCAACCTTTGCAAAAGCCATCACTTTCAAGCCAACTTCCAGTGATCTCTCAGGTGCAAACCCACCCAGGAAAAAGCATCAGTTCTTCTCACCCACCTCCTGCAGCCTCACCTCCTCTCACATCTCTTACAACATCTTATACTGGGTCTGTCCCAACCCTCCAACCATCATTCATGCCTCTTCCACTGAGACCTTCACCAGGCACAACAGCAGGAGGATCGCAAATTCAGATTAAAGAGGAACCACTCGATGAGATTGAAGAGCCTGAGAGTCCTCCATCTCCAATCAGGAGTCCATCACCAGAGCCCACAGTCATCAACATGGCAGGCCATGCTAGCCAGTCTGCGCG GTTTATCAAACACTTGGATCGTGGTTACAACTCCTGTGCTAGAACAGATATGTTCTTCACTCCACTTTCATCCTCGAAGCTGGccaagagaagagaggaggccGTGGAAAAGTCCAGGAGGGAGGCTGAACTCTGTGCTCGGCAAGAACGTGACcgggagaaagacagagagagagaacgagaaaGGGAGGCTGACAGGAATTCT TGTGTTTACTTACAGAGAGCCTCCAGCTCCAACCATGACAGTCGTATGAATGAGGTTCAGATGACCCTTCAGGGCCACGGACGGCCTTCATATGAACAGCCATCCACCACCGTTGCTGCTGTGCCGCCCTACATTGGCCCAGACACACCTGCCCTGCGCACCCTTAGTGAATATGCCCGGCCCCATGTCATGTCCCCCACTAACCGCAATCATCCGTTCTATGTGTCACTGGGCCATGGTGACCCACTGTTGGCTTACCACATGCCTGGTCTGTACAGTGCTGAGCCCAGCCTCAGAGAACGTGAGCTAAGGAACCTTCGAGAGAGGGAGCTCCGGGAGAGGATGAAGCCGGGCTTCGAGGTCAAGCCCCCTGACCTTGAAACGTTGCATCCTGCGGCCAACCCAATGGAGCACTTTGCCAGACATGGGACAATCGCTCTTCCCCACATTCCTGGACCTCCCCACCACTTTGCACCCTTCCATCCAGGACTGAACCATCTGGAGCGGGAGAGAATGGCATTAGCTGCACCTCAGCTGCGCCCGGAGCTTAGCTACGCAGAGCGGCTAACTGCAGAGCGGCTCCATGCGGAGAGGATGGCATCTGTTGCAACTGACCCCGCTGCCAGACTGCAGATGCTCAATGTGACgccacatcatcatcagcattcTCACATTCACTCACACCTTCATCTGCACCAACAGGATCCGCTTAGTCAAG GTTCAAGCCCACATCCTCTAGTGGACCCCCTGTCAACAGGCCCTCGTTTGGCTCGGTTTCCCTTTCCTGGTGGTCCAATGCCAAACCCTTTACTCAGCGATCTTCCTCATGATCATGAGATGCTGCGCCACCCACTGTTTG GAGCTGCGTACCCAAGAGAGCTACAGGGCCAGATTCCTCAGATGTCTGCTGCTCATCAGCTCCAGGCGATGCATGCTCAGTCAGCAGAACTGCAGAGGATGGCTATGGAGCAGCAGTGGCTGCACGGGCATCACCTGCATGGGGGTCCTTTACCAAGTCAGGAAGATTATTACAG cCGTCTGAAGAAAGAAGGTGACAAGCCATCTTGA
- the rereb gene encoding arginine-glutamic acid dipeptide repeats protein isoform X3 has protein sequence MDDLFSPRRSLNSTQGEIRVGPSHQAKLPELQPRPASGLQSQIDNEELMWTPGVNDCDLLMYLRAARSMAAFAGMCDGGSTEDGCLAASRDDTTLNALNMLHASHYDAAKALQRLVKKPLPKLIEKCWSEDDVKRFIKGLRQYGKNFFRIRKDFLPCKKTGELITFYYHWKKTPEAAGTRAYRQQRRQPSSRKAKTRSAAAPVNTPSRNYSVDVSSASEDELDSEDSEQEIKSCSHCGTTSSKDWHQGGRSNPLLCTSCRTYENKHGCLPPSPKSAGTPFMFKPVKEEEEVNSKHGMRTRRSRAPLSSLRSGHRRLTGSPSEDQLSRCQPSPGRSTSNSLRSSAANNKNDSSRKTNKKIKEEITSPKTTKRVRESPAQEPEKPEKVTPKRPKTQDPQGSRSEGEAEVEEESSSESRSAQDDGSSDTKDIDQDNRSSSPSIASPQQCNESDSDSSAQPNGIPSDPVPPAPVQAETPVPPALPPSQGPQITPQLTQSTHSADPAQSPPPSSPTTAQPAAGLPAAAAGPNTQPQHCLPAPPPLPSSLCQDSPLSPAFQVPPILSSVQPHGPSPQASQRPPPFFRESQLLQPPLSGPQIKPPPTTPIPPSHKQMAHQSPTPFPQMPSNLPPPPALKPLNALPNQHPPGASPPPLQLMPQPLQKPSLSSQLPVISQVQTHPGKSISSSHPPPAASPPLTSLTTSYTGSVPTLQPSFMPLPLRPSPGTTAGGSQIQIKEEPLDEIEEPESPPSPIRSPSPEPTVINMAGHASQSARFIKHLDRGYNSCARTDMFFTPLSSSKLAKRREEAVEKSRREAELCARQERDREKDREREREREADRNSRASSSNHDSRMNEVQMTLQGHGRPSYEQPSTTVAAVPPYIGPDTPALRTLSEYARPHVMSPTNRNHPFYVSLGHGDPLLAYHMPGLYSAEPSLRERELRNLRERELRERMKPGFEVKPPDLETLHPAANPMEHFARHGTIALPHIPGPPHHFAPFHPGLNHLERERMALAAPQLRPELSYAERLTAERLHAERMASVATDPAARLQMLNVTPHHHQHSHIHSHLHLHQQDPLSQGSSPHPLVDPLSTGPRLARFPFPGGPMPNPLLSDLPHDHEMLRHPLFGAAYPRELQGQIPQMSAAHQLQAMHAQSAELQRMAMEQQWLHGHHLHGGPLPSQEDYYSRLKKEGDKPS, from the exons ATGGACGACCTGTTCAGTCCGCGGAG gaGCCTAAACAGTACACAGGGCGAGATTAGAGTGGGACCAAGTCATCAG GCCAAACTTCCTGAGTTGCAGCCACGACCTGCTTCTGGATTGCAGAGTCAGATAGACAATGAGGAGCTGATGTGGACACCTGGGGTCAATGACTGTGATCTTCTCATGTACCTCAGAGCTGCCAG GAGCATGGCAGCATTTGCAGGAATGTGTGATGGTGGATCCACAGAGGATGGATGTTTAGCGGCTTCCCGTGATGATACAACACTCAATGCACTCAACATG TTACATGCAAGTCATTACGATGCAGCAAAGGCTCTCCAGCGTCTGGTGAAGAAGCCTCTGCCAAAGCTCATTGAGAAATGCTGGTCAGAGGATGATGTG AAACGCTTCATCAAAGGCCTGAGACAGTATGGAAAGAATTTCTTCCGCATCCGGAAAGACTTTCTGCCCTGCAAGAAGACT GGGGAACTGATCACCTTCTATTACCACTGGAAGAAAACTCCTGAAGCTGCTGGAACAAGAGCTTATCGACAGCAACGGCGACAGCCATCCTCTCGCAAAGCTAAGACTcgttctgctgcagctcctgttaACACTCCATCACGGAATTATTCAG TGGATGTGAGTTCTGCCAGTGAGGATGAACTTGATAGTGAGGACAGTGAACAGGAAATCAAGAGCTGCAGTCACTGTGGTACAACAA GTTCCAAGGACTGGCACCAGGGTGGAAGATCCAACCCATTGCTGTGCACAAGTTGTCgcacatatgaaaacaaacatggatgTCTGCCACCATCACCAAAATCTGCAGGCACCCCATTCATGTTTAAACCTgttaaagaggaagaggaagtgaacaGCAAACATGGCATGAGGACACGACGAAGTCGAGCACCT TTATCATCTTTAAGAAGTGGCCACAGGAGGCTCACAGGCTCTCCTAGTGAGGATCAGCTGTCCAGATGTCAGCCTTCCCCAGGTAGATCCACTTCTAACTCTCTGAGATCATCTGCCGCCAATAATAAGAATGACTCCAGCAGGAAGACAAACAAG AAGATTAAAGAGGAGATAACATCACCAAAGACAACCAAACGTGTACGAGAAAGTCCTGCTCAGGAGCCTGAAAAGCCTGAAAAGGTTACACCTAAAAGGCCAAAAACACAG GATCCGCAGGGCTCCCGATCCGAGGGCGAGGCTGAAGTAGAGGAGGAGAGCTCTTCAGAAAGCCGCAGTGCTCAGGATGATGGCAGCAGTGACACCAAAGACATTGATCAGGATAACCGTAGCTCCTCTCCCAGCATTGCCAGCCCTCAACAGTGCAATGAAAGTGACTCTGACTCATCTGCCCAGCCGAACGGCATCCCGTCAGATCCTGTTCCTCCTGCACCCGTGCAGGCTGAAACTCCAGTCCCACCGGCCCTCCCCCCCTCTCAGGGACCTCAAATCACTCCACAGCTAACGCAAAGCACCCACTCTGCTGATCCTGCTCAGAGCCCCCCTCCGTCTTCTCCAACCACTGCTCAGCCAGCTGCTGGCCTACCAGCTGCTGCCGCAGGCCCTAACACCCAACCACAACATTGCCTTCCCGCTCCACCACCTCTTCCATCATCACTGTGTCAGgactctcctctctctccagcaTTTCAGGTCCCACCTATTCTCAGCTCTGTGCAGCCTCATGGCCCATCTCCTCAGGCCTCCCAGCGACCCCCACCCTTCTTTAGGGAAtctcagcttctccagcctccTCTCTCTGGACCACAAATCAAGCCTCCCCCTACCACTCCAATCCCACCTTCACACAAACAGATGGCACACCAATCTCCTACACCTTTCCCTCAGATGCCCTCCaatcttccccctcctcctgctctgaaGCCCCTAAATGCCCTCCCCAACCAGCATCCTCCAGGTGCTTCACCTCCCCCTCTACAGCTCATGCCTCAACCTTTGCAAAAGCCATCACTTTCAAGCCAACTTCCAGTGATCTCTCAGGTGCAAACCCACCCAGGAAAAAGCATCAGTTCTTCTCACCCACCTCCTGCAGCCTCACCTCCTCTCACATCTCTTACAACATCTTATACTGGGTCTGTCCCAACCCTCCAACCATCATTCATGCCTCTTCCACTGAGACCTTCACCAGGCACAACAGCAGGAGGATCGCAAATTCAGATTAAAGAGGAACCACTCGATGAGATTGAAGAGCCTGAGAGTCCTCCATCTCCAATCAGGAGTCCATCACCAGAGCCCACAGTCATCAACATGGCAGGCCATGCTAGCCAGTCTGCGCG GTTTATCAAACACTTGGATCGTGGTTACAACTCCTGTGCTAGAACAGATATGTTCTTCACTCCACTTTCATCCTCGAAGCTGGccaagagaagagaggaggccGTGGAAAAGTCCAGGAGGGAGGCTGAACTCTGTGCTCGGCAAGAACGTGACcgggagaaagacagagagagagaacgagaaaGGGAGGCTGACAGGAATTCT AGAGCCTCCAGCTCCAACCATGACAGTCGTATGAATGAGGTTCAGATGACCCTTCAGGGCCACGGACGGCCTTCATATGAACAGCCATCCACCACCGTTGCTGCTGTGCCGCCCTACATTGGCCCAGACACACCTGCCCTGCGCACCCTTAGTGAATATGCCCGGCCCCATGTCATGTCCCCCACTAACCGCAATCATCCGTTCTATGTGTCACTGGGCCATGGTGACCCACTGTTGGCTTACCACATGCCTGGTCTGTACAGTGCTGAGCCCAGCCTCAGAGAACGTGAGCTAAGGAACCTTCGAGAGAGGGAGCTCCGGGAGAGGATGAAGCCGGGCTTCGAGGTCAAGCCCCCTGACCTTGAAACGTTGCATCCTGCGGCCAACCCAATGGAGCACTTTGCCAGACATGGGACAATCGCTCTTCCCCACATTCCTGGACCTCCCCACCACTTTGCACCCTTCCATCCAGGACTGAACCATCTGGAGCGGGAGAGAATGGCATTAGCTGCACCTCAGCTGCGCCCGGAGCTTAGCTACGCAGAGCGGCTAACTGCAGAGCGGCTCCATGCGGAGAGGATGGCATCTGTTGCAACTGACCCCGCTGCCAGACTGCAGATGCTCAATGTGACgccacatcatcatcagcattcTCACATTCACTCACACCTTCATCTGCACCAACAGGATCCGCTTAGTCAAG GTTCAAGCCCACATCCTCTAGTGGACCCCCTGTCAACAGGCCCTCGTTTGGCTCGGTTTCCCTTTCCTGGTGGTCCAATGCCAAACCCTTTACTCAGCGATCTTCCTCATGATCATGAGATGCTGCGCCACCCACTGTTTG GAGCTGCGTACCCAAGAGAGCTACAGGGCCAGATTCCTCAGATGTCTGCTGCTCATCAGCTCCAGGCGATGCATGCTCAGTCAGCAGAACTGCAGAGGATGGCTATGGAGCAGCAGTGGCTGCACGGGCATCACCTGCATGGGGGTCCTTTACCAAGTCAGGAAGATTATTACAG cCGTCTGAAGAAAGAAGGTGACAAGCCATCTTGA
- the rereb gene encoding arginine-glutamic acid dipeptide repeats protein isoform X2: MDDLFSPRRSLNSTQGEIRVGPSHQAKLPELQPRPASGLQSQIDNEELMWTPGVNDCDLLMYLRAARSMAAFAGMCDGGSTEDGCLAASRDDTTLNALNMLHASHYDAAKALQRLVKKPLPKLIEKCWSEDDVKRFIKGLRQYGKNFFRIRKDFLPCKKTGELITFYYHWKKTPEAAGTRAYRQQRRQPSSRKAKTRSAAAPVNTPSRNYSVDVSSASEDELDSEDSEQEIKSCSHCGTTSSKDWHQGGRSNPLLCTSCRTYENKHGCLPPSPKSAGTPFMFKPVKEEEEVNSKHGMRTRRSRAPLSSLRSGHRRLTGSPSEDQLSRCQPSPGRSTSNSLRSSAANNKNDSSRKTNKIKEEITSPKTTKRVRESPAQEPEKPEKVTPKRPKTQDPQGSRSEGEAEVEEESSSESRSAQDDGSSDTKDIDQDNRSSSPSIASPQQCNESDSDSSAQPNGIPSDPVPPAPVQAETPVPPALPPSQGPQITPQLTQSTHSADPAQSPPPSSPTTAQPAAGLPAAAAGPNTQPQHCLPAPPPLPSSLCQDSPLSPAFQVPPILSSVQPHGPSPQASQRPPPFFRESQLLQPPLSGPQIKPPPTTPIPPSHKQMAHQSPTPFPQMPSNLPPPPALKPLNALPNQHPPGASPPPLQLMPQPLQKPSLSSQLPVISQVQTHPGKSISSSHPPPAASPPLTSLTTSYTGSVPTLQPSFMPLPLRPSPGTTAGGSQIQIKEEPLDEIEEPESPPSPIRSPSPEPTVINMAGHASQSARFIKHLDRGYNSCARTDMFFTPLSSSKLAKRREEAVEKSRREAELCARQERDREKDREREREREADRNSCVYLQRASSSNHDSRMNEVQMTLQGHGRPSYEQPSTTVAAVPPYIGPDTPALRTLSEYARPHVMSPTNRNHPFYVSLGHGDPLLAYHMPGLYSAEPSLRERELRNLRERELRERMKPGFEVKPPDLETLHPAANPMEHFARHGTIALPHIPGPPHHFAPFHPGLNHLERERMALAAPQLRPELSYAERLTAERLHAERMASVATDPAARLQMLNVTPHHHQHSHIHSHLHLHQQDPLSQGSSPHPLVDPLSTGPRLARFPFPGGPMPNPLLSDLPHDHEMLRHPLFGAAYPRELQGQIPQMSAAHQLQAMHAQSAELQRMAMEQQWLHGHHLHGGPLPSQEDYYSRLKKEGDKPS; encoded by the exons ATGGACGACCTGTTCAGTCCGCGGAG gaGCCTAAACAGTACACAGGGCGAGATTAGAGTGGGACCAAGTCATCAG GCCAAACTTCCTGAGTTGCAGCCACGACCTGCTTCTGGATTGCAGAGTCAGATAGACAATGAGGAGCTGATGTGGACACCTGGGGTCAATGACTGTGATCTTCTCATGTACCTCAGAGCTGCCAG GAGCATGGCAGCATTTGCAGGAATGTGTGATGGTGGATCCACAGAGGATGGATGTTTAGCGGCTTCCCGTGATGATACAACACTCAATGCACTCAACATG TTACATGCAAGTCATTACGATGCAGCAAAGGCTCTCCAGCGTCTGGTGAAGAAGCCTCTGCCAAAGCTCATTGAGAAATGCTGGTCAGAGGATGATGTG AAACGCTTCATCAAAGGCCTGAGACAGTATGGAAAGAATTTCTTCCGCATCCGGAAAGACTTTCTGCCCTGCAAGAAGACT GGGGAACTGATCACCTTCTATTACCACTGGAAGAAAACTCCTGAAGCTGCTGGAACAAGAGCTTATCGACAGCAACGGCGACAGCCATCCTCTCGCAAAGCTAAGACTcgttctgctgcagctcctgttaACACTCCATCACGGAATTATTCAG TGGATGTGAGTTCTGCCAGTGAGGATGAACTTGATAGTGAGGACAGTGAACAGGAAATCAAGAGCTGCAGTCACTGTGGTACAACAA GTTCCAAGGACTGGCACCAGGGTGGAAGATCCAACCCATTGCTGTGCACAAGTTGTCgcacatatgaaaacaaacatggatgTCTGCCACCATCACCAAAATCTGCAGGCACCCCATTCATGTTTAAACCTgttaaagaggaagaggaagtgaacaGCAAACATGGCATGAGGACACGACGAAGTCGAGCACCT TTATCATCTTTAAGAAGTGGCCACAGGAGGCTCACAGGCTCTCCTAGTGAGGATCAGCTGTCCAGATGTCAGCCTTCCCCAGGTAGATCCACTTCTAACTCTCTGAGATCATCTGCCGCCAATAATAAGAATGACTCCAGCAGGAAGACAAACAAG ATTAAAGAGGAGATAACATCACCAAAGACAACCAAACGTGTACGAGAAAGTCCTGCTCAGGAGCCTGAAAAGCCTGAAAAGGTTACACCTAAAAGGCCAAAAACACAG GATCCGCAGGGCTCCCGATCCGAGGGCGAGGCTGAAGTAGAGGAGGAGAGCTCTTCAGAAAGCCGCAGTGCTCAGGATGATGGCAGCAGTGACACCAAAGACATTGATCAGGATAACCGTAGCTCCTCTCCCAGCATTGCCAGCCCTCAACAGTGCAATGAAAGTGACTCTGACTCATCTGCCCAGCCGAACGGCATCCCGTCAGATCCTGTTCCTCCTGCACCCGTGCAGGCTGAAACTCCAGTCCCACCGGCCCTCCCCCCCTCTCAGGGACCTCAAATCACTCCACAGCTAACGCAAAGCACCCACTCTGCTGATCCTGCTCAGAGCCCCCCTCCGTCTTCTCCAACCACTGCTCAGCCAGCTGCTGGCCTACCAGCTGCTGCCGCAGGCCCTAACACCCAACCACAACATTGCCTTCCCGCTCCACCACCTCTTCCATCATCACTGTGTCAGgactctcctctctctccagcaTTTCAGGTCCCACCTATTCTCAGCTCTGTGCAGCCTCATGGCCCATCTCCTCAGGCCTCCCAGCGACCCCCACCCTTCTTTAGGGAAtctcagcttctccagcctccTCTCTCTGGACCACAAATCAAGCCTCCCCCTACCACTCCAATCCCACCTTCACACAAACAGATGGCACACCAATCTCCTACACCTTTCCCTCAGATGCCCTCCaatcttccccctcctcctgctctgaaGCCCCTAAATGCCCTCCCCAACCAGCATCCTCCAGGTGCTTCACCTCCCCCTCTACAGCTCATGCCTCAACCTTTGCAAAAGCCATCACTTTCAAGCCAACTTCCAGTGATCTCTCAGGTGCAAACCCACCCAGGAAAAAGCATCAGTTCTTCTCACCCACCTCCTGCAGCCTCACCTCCTCTCACATCTCTTACAACATCTTATACTGGGTCTGTCCCAACCCTCCAACCATCATTCATGCCTCTTCCACTGAGACCTTCACCAGGCACAACAGCAGGAGGATCGCAAATTCAGATTAAAGAGGAACCACTCGATGAGATTGAAGAGCCTGAGAGTCCTCCATCTCCAATCAGGAGTCCATCACCAGAGCCCACAGTCATCAACATGGCAGGCCATGCTAGCCAGTCTGCGCG GTTTATCAAACACTTGGATCGTGGTTACAACTCCTGTGCTAGAACAGATATGTTCTTCACTCCACTTTCATCCTCGAAGCTGGccaagagaagagaggaggccGTGGAAAAGTCCAGGAGGGAGGCTGAACTCTGTGCTCGGCAAGAACGTGACcgggagaaagacagagagagagaacgagaaaGGGAGGCTGACAGGAATTCT TGTGTTTACTTACAGAGAGCCTCCAGCTCCAACCATGACAGTCGTATGAATGAGGTTCAGATGACCCTTCAGGGCCACGGACGGCCTTCATATGAACAGCCATCCACCACCGTTGCTGCTGTGCCGCCCTACATTGGCCCAGACACACCTGCCCTGCGCACCCTTAGTGAATATGCCCGGCCCCATGTCATGTCCCCCACTAACCGCAATCATCCGTTCTATGTGTCACTGGGCCATGGTGACCCACTGTTGGCTTACCACATGCCTGGTCTGTACAGTGCTGAGCCCAGCCTCAGAGAACGTGAGCTAAGGAACCTTCGAGAGAGGGAGCTCCGGGAGAGGATGAAGCCGGGCTTCGAGGTCAAGCCCCCTGACCTTGAAACGTTGCATCCTGCGGCCAACCCAATGGAGCACTTTGCCAGACATGGGACAATCGCTCTTCCCCACATTCCTGGACCTCCCCACCACTTTGCACCCTTCCATCCAGGACTGAACCATCTGGAGCGGGAGAGAATGGCATTAGCTGCACCTCAGCTGCGCCCGGAGCTTAGCTACGCAGAGCGGCTAACTGCAGAGCGGCTCCATGCGGAGAGGATGGCATCTGTTGCAACTGACCCCGCTGCCAGACTGCAGATGCTCAATGTGACgccacatcatcatcagcattcTCACATTCACTCACACCTTCATCTGCACCAACAGGATCCGCTTAGTCAAG GTTCAAGCCCACATCCTCTAGTGGACCCCCTGTCAACAGGCCCTCGTTTGGCTCGGTTTCCCTTTCCTGGTGGTCCAATGCCAAACCCTTTACTCAGCGATCTTCCTCATGATCATGAGATGCTGCGCCACCCACTGTTTG GAGCTGCGTACCCAAGAGAGCTACAGGGCCAGATTCCTCAGATGTCTGCTGCTCATCAGCTCCAGGCGATGCATGCTCAGTCAGCAGAACTGCAGAGGATGGCTATGGAGCAGCAGTGGCTGCACGGGCATCACCTGCATGGGGGTCCTTTACCAAGTCAGGAAGATTATTACAG cCGTCTGAAGAAAGAAGGTGACAAGCCATCTTGA